A window from Populus trichocarpa isolate Nisqually-1 chromosome 3, P.trichocarpa_v4.1, whole genome shotgun sequence encodes these proteins:
- the LOC7483579 gene encoding protein LURP-one-related 11, whose translation MGKVHPQALVSSDPCYLSSKQESFTVWMKSLVLSGKGCTVFDSDGHVVYRVDNYDSKSSNEVHLMDFEGKVLYTILRKKLKLLGFWEGYRCEGSEIDKTKPGFQVRKTLRLLRGDAPCNITVGLDKNQPCQYKIESWTSKSAYKIVDKCGGLIAEVQRKQSACGVVLGEDVMTMVVEPFIDHSLIMGLVVVYSLINSKM comes from the exons ATGGGAAAGGTTCATCCCCAAGCACTTGTTTCTTCAGACCCTTGTTACCTCTCTTCCAAACAAGAATCATTCACGGTGTGGATGAAGTCTCTAGTACTGAGTGGCAAAGGCTGTACTGTGTTTGATTCAGATGGCCATGTTGTGTATCGGGTCGATAACTATGACAGCAAGAGTAGCAATGAAGTTCATCTCATGGATTTCGAAGGCAAAGTCCTGTACACCATACTGAGAAAG AAACTCAAGTTGTTGGGGTTCTGGGAGGGCTACAGATGCGAAGGTTCAGAAATTGACAAGACCAAGCCTGGCTTTCAAGTGAGAAAAACTTTGAGGCTGTTGAGAGGAGATGCACCATGCAATATAACTGTTGGGTTGGATAAGAATCAACCATGCCAGTACAAGATAGAAAGCTGGACCAGCAAGTCAGCATACAAGATAGTAGACAAGTGTGGAGGGCTCATCGCAGAG GTACAGAGAAAGCAGTCAGCATGTGGAGTTGTGCTAGGAGAAGATGTTATGACAATGGTGGTGGAGCCCTTTATTGATCATTCTCTGATCATGGGGCTTGTTGTTGTGTATAGCCTCATCAACTCCAAAATGTAA